The window AGTGCCCGGGCGGCAGACGTTGGTGCAGGTCACGGTGCAGGGGCGGTCGTCCACGGCCGTGGTCCTGGAGGCGCTGCGCGTCCGCATCGCCAACCGCGGCAACCCGGCCGCCGGGAACGCGTACGCCATGGACCAGGGCTGCGGCAGCGATCTGACACCCCGCCGCTTCACCGTGGACCTCGATGCCGACCGCCCTGTCATCCGTGCGAGGAGCGGCAGCGACACAGGACACGCCATCGCGGCCGTGGACTTCCCGTACCGCGTCTCCGCCGAGGACGCGGAAGTGCTGCTGGTCGTCGCGGAGACACAGCTCTACGACGCCCGCTGGTACCTCGAACTCGACTGGTCCTCCCAGGGCCCCACCGGCACGATCCGCATCGACGACCATGGCCACCCGTTCCGCACCACCAGCATCAAGGGAGCACCGCGCTACTGGTACGGCAGAAACCGCGCAGGCGAGCGTGCCTGGGTCCCGTACGACGGCTGAAGGCCTTCCTTTGGATCGCCCGGTGACATGGCACCTGACCGGTCCGCGACGACCGCGCGGCTAGGCCGGCCGGACTGGTCCGCGCCGATACGACCGCTTGCCGGCGCGGAGGACGGCAACGGCGCGGGCGCGGTCGAAGGCGGCGGCGGGATCCTCGTGGTGTGTCCAGGGCTCCGCACCCACCCATGGCTCCAGCAGCCGGAACTGCTCGAGGGCCTCGCGACCCCGCCCGGCCAGGGCCAGGGAGGCGGCGAGCAAATGCCGGACACCCGGCAGTCTCGGGTCGTCGGCGGGTACGGCAGCGACCGCGTTCAGGACGGCGTTGATCTCGGATTTCGGGTTCCGGCCCGCGAGCGGCACGGGGCCGGCGCCTTGCAGTGCCCGCTCGAAAGACGCCTCCAGCGGAAGCACGGACAGGAGTGTGTGCGCGGGGGCGGAGGCGGCGGCCTGCTGTGCGAAGCGGTGGGCCAGCCGGTCCGAGCCGCACCACTTGGCGCACCAGTACTGGAGGGCGTTGAGGTGCCCGGAGAAGTGGTGCGGGGCGCGGGCGGTCAGCTCGTTCCACAGCGGGCGGAACTCCTCGTGCGGCAGGGCGAGTCCGCGGGCCGCGGTGACCATCGTGACCCAGGGGGACGGGTCGCGCGGCGCCAGCGCGGCGGCCTCCTGGGCGGCGTGCAGGGAGGACGTCAGCAACTGGTGGAACTCGGCCATCCGTTCGGCGGGTGTGTCCTTGGCCCAGCCGCCACCGCGGGCGTCCCAGGCACGGTGGAGCAGCGCCTGTGCGTACACGGCCGCCGCGTCGGGGTCCTTGGGCCGCTCGGCCCGCCAGGAGCTCAGCCACCGCTCGTCCCGGGAGGCGACGGAGGCGAGCGCGGAGAGCCGGTCCCACCGCAGGTCCCACTCCTGGCCAGCCGCGGCGAGGAGAGCCGCACCCGGGCGCCAGTCACCCTCCCGAGCCGCCCGCACGGCTTCGGCCACCTCCGGTACGGGCGGACCGCCCCGCGCCGGATCCAGCGCCGCACGCGGCAGGAGCCCGTACGCGGCGACGTCGATCGCTGCCGTCCCCTTCAGGTTGGCCCGGGTCAGCCGGGTGGTGCTCCACAGGGCCCAGATCAGGATGGGGATTCCCAGGACGCTGAGGATGTTCTGGAGCATGGGGGGCATGGGCTTCCGGCACTTTCGGTCGACGTCCGAGCGGATGACGTACATGATCATCCCGAACTCCTGTTGGAAGACCGAGAGGGTTGTCAGTGGGCTGCACCACACTGACGGCATGAGCCCCTCTTCGTTCACCTCAGCCGCTTCGTCCGACGCCTCCCCTGCCTGGGTGGAGTCGATGGGCGGCCCGTTGATCGTCGTCCCGGCCTCCGCGCTGTCCGCATGGCGAGGGTGCACGGACACAGGGGCCGACGTGGGAGATGCCACCGCTCCGGATGACTACGACCGCGCCTGTGCGGTGGACGAGTTGGCCGGCGTGATCGCCGTCGGCGACAGCGGCGCGCAAGCACTGGTGCTGGCGGACGAGCCGGCCACCAGCTGCTATCTGCCCGAGCATCGGACCTTCCTGCGCTGGCTCGCCGCCGACTCCACGGCTGGACTGAAGGCCGCAGCCGAGGCCGTCCTCGCGGATCCCGCCACCGAGTGGGAGGAGTGCGGCACATGGACGTCGGACGGCCCTGCCGTGCTCATGGACTCCGCGGAGGCGGGCGCCGAGTTGAGCGTCGCGTATCCCGATGGCGGAATGCCCGCTCAGGCACCGGTCCCGCTACCCGCCGGTCACTGGAAGGTCCGCGGCGTCCACACCGAGGCGGACGAGGAGAACTGGGTTGGCTTGGTCCAGCTTCTCCCTGTCGATGCCTGAAAGGGCAGCGGCTCAAGACGAACGTGCCGGCCCCAATCGGCGGTTGGAGCCAACGCGTGGAGTCTCCACCGTTGACGAGCGCCAGCCATGCTCTTGCTTTTCGTATTGAGCTTGGGCTACCGGGAAACCAGCATCCGCACGCAGCAGCCGCATCATTTCCTGATTGAAGGAATGTTGCCGTCAACGCATCGTGGACGGTGCTATTTAATGCGCCCTTCGAGGTCGTCGACCCGCCCGCCAGAGCTATCTCGACCCGCTCGCATACGGCTGGCCCGGGGAGGCCGTGTGCCGCTGCTTCTGCAAAATGCCAGGGGCCGCTGACCGTCCGAGCGCATTTGCTGGAGGCCGGGGGCCGGGACTCCCAGTCCGTTCACAATCCACCGACCGCCTCCTGCAAGGAACTCCGGTTCCTTGATGGAACCTCCGGAATCTTCATCTATTGACTGTGCACGTAAGGAGCCCCGACAGAGGCCGGGGCTCCTCACTTCATGACGCCACCCGGCGTCCACGCGTCATTCGATCACGAGATTTCCAATGCACCCAGTACGGAGCCACGACGTGGGTCCAACATGTTGGCGTCGTATCTCTCGAACCTCTCCTCAAGATGCCCCATACCTCGCCGTCGGGCGTAGGCGGCTTCGTTCGCATAGATGGGAACTAGCCACTGGATGGAGATTTGGTCACCTTCGTCAAGAAAGCTTCCGAATTCTGGTGGGTAGGCGTAAAGGGGGGTGATCAGCAGATGGTCCGCCTCACTTCCTTCCATCCAGGGCCATCCGAGAGCTAGCACCGATCCGACATGCGCGTTCCGTCCCGCCGCCTGCCAATGGGCAACCATGGTCACTGTCTCAACATGCCGGGGAAACTCGAACGGTGACAGCAACGCAAACTCGTGAGCGTCGCCCTCGCTCGCCGATGCCCCCATCGAGACGTAGATCCAGGCTTCGGATGGGTCTGCCGGCTCGATGCAACGCACGCGGAAACCTGGCACGAGCTCCTCGATGGGCCCTCCCC of the Streptomyces sp. NBC_01788 genome contains:
- a CDS encoding suppressor of fused domain protein encodes the protein MRCIEPADPSEAWIYVSMGASASEGDAHEFALLSPFEFPRHVETVTMVAHWQAAGRNAHVGSVLALGWPWMEGSEADHLLITPLYAYPPEFGSFLDEGDQISIQWLVPIYANEAAYARRRGMGHLEERFERYDANMLDPRRGSVLGALEIS
- a CDS encoding Imm21 family immunity protein produces the protein MSPSSFTSAASSDASPAWVESMGGPLIVVPASALSAWRGCTDTGADVGDATAPDDYDRACAVDELAGVIAVGDSGAQALVLADEPATSCYLPEHRTFLRWLAADSTAGLKAAAEAVLADPATEWEECGTWTSDGPAVLMDSAEAGAELSVAYPDGGMPAQAPVPLPAGHWKVRGVHTEADEENWVGLVQLLPVDA